The genome window TACTTTAAGCGTATCCAATAAAGCTTGTCTGAATAATGGGTGATCATCAGCTATTATTATTTTTTCTGGCTGGATCATAATTAATTTCCTCAAACGTCCCCATGGTTAGGGATTGCTGATCTTGTTAGTTCAGCAATCCTTAGTATACCCATTAATCAGAGAAAAGCTTATAGACTAAAGTCTAATATGCTCTAACGTGCCGGAATATTTTTTAATACCGCCACTAATAACTGCCAATATTGCTCAACCGTTGTGACATCAACCTTTTCATCCGGAGAATGTGGGAATTTAATCGTCGGGCCAAATGACACCATATCCCACTGAGGATAAGCCGTTTTAAATAATCCGCATTCCAAACCTGCATGAATGACCATGATCTCTGGAATCTTATTAAACAGTGACTGATAAGTGTCTCTGACTACTTTCATAATGGTCGAATCAGTGTTTGGCTTCCAGCCAGGGTAAGCACCTGAAAAATGAATGTCAGCACCCGCGAGTTTAAATACAGAATCTACTATGGTTTGTGCGGCTAAACGGCCATCATCATGTAGGCTGCGAATCAAGGTCATGGCTTCAAATCTATTACCCTTAGTTCTTAATACCCCAAGATTTAGTGAGGTTTCGACTATGCCTTCGATATCGTCACTCATGCGTTGCACACCGTTAGGACAGGCATTTAACGCTCTAAGTATGGTTGTTTGGCATTCTTTACTCCAGCACTGTTCAAACGTTTCTGGTGAGATCAGCAGCATCTCAATATCAGTTTCTACTGCTTTGAAATTTAACCTAATTATTGCTAAATAATCCGCTAAATCTTGTTTGAATGCTTCTATTTGCGTTTTGTTTATAACAAAACTGGCATCTGCTTCTCTTGGAATAGCGTTGCGTAAACTACCGCCATTGAGCTCGGTTAATTGCAGATCATACTTTTCAGCCATAGTTAATAGAAAGCGCACTAATAGTAGACAGGCATTAGCACGACCAGTATCAATATCGACGCCGGAGTGACCACCTTTTAATCCGGAGATTGATAAGTTAAACGCCTGATAGTCGGGTGCAACTTGATCAAAACTGAGCATAAATTTGGCATTACCATCAATTCCACCGGCGCAGCCCATATAGACTTCGCCTTCTTGTTCTGAATCTGTGTTGATCAGAATGTCGCCTTTTAACCAGTGCGGCTGTAGGCCAAACGCACCGGTCATACCGGCTTCTTCATCGATAGTGACTAACACTTCCAGTGGGCCATGAGCTATGTCATCACTTGCTAATACTGCTAGTGCAGATGCCAGGCCAACACCATTGTCGGCACCTAGTGTAGTGCCGTCTGCCGTTACCCAAGGCATACCATTTTCTTCAATGATTAATGGCTGGATTGGATCGGTTAAAAAATCATGATCTTTGTCTGAGTTTTTCTGTGGCACCATATCCATATGAGCTTGCAAAATTGCGCCTCGTCGATCTTCCATACCAGGTGTAGCCGCTTTGCTGATCAGCAGGTTGCCGACTTCATCTTCCTCTACGTTTAAACCTTGCTCTGTTGCCCATGACTGGATCCAGGCAGAAATTTTTTGTTCATGTTTCGATGGATGCGGTATTGAACAAATGTGTTCAAAAATTTGCCATAGTTTGTTCGGTTGTAAATGTGCAAGGCTACTCACGAGATTTCCTCATTTGCGTTATTTGTTATTATTATTATTGATTAGTAAAAATAAACGCCAGCAAAGCCAGCGTTTTTAATAGTCGAAGTTGTATAAAGCTATTTACTGGCCATTAAAAATTGCCATTGCTCATTAAAGCTCTCACTTGGTTTTTTATTAAAGCCTGAGCGGACATAAGCAGCAACTTTTCCTTCGGCAAAGGCAACTAGGATATTGGCTAATGCCTGTTCATTAATGTCAAAACCTTTGCCTTCTCTGAGTTTACGTTCTCTCAGTACCTGTTTAAATTGTGATTCGAGCTTTTCAAAAAATTGATTGACTCGGGTTCGTAAACGCTCGTTTTCACCCATAAGTGCATCGCCAGATAAAATACGGCACATCCCCGGATTACGCTCAGCAAATACTAATAATACATGGAGAATATGATGACAGCGCACCAAAGCCTCTTTATGGTCAGTTAAGATCAGGTTGATACGTGAAAAAATCGATTCTTCAATAAATTCAATTAAACCTTCAAACATTCGGGCTTTTGACGGAAAATGTCGATATAACGCTGCCTCTGAAACACCAACTTCTGCCGCGAGTTTAGCGGTAGTAATGCGTTCACCAGGGCTGCTTTGCAGCATTAATGCTAAACATTCTAAAATTTGTTGTTTACGGTTTGGCTTTTGAGTAACCGACATATAAATTATTCTCTTTTATTAGTATGTTGAATAATATTGTTAATGGGGCAATTGTATCTCGAACCCGTTGTTCAATCTAGTTGTTCGGCGATAAGTGCTACTAATTGCTGTGCCACTAAGCTTTTATCTGCGAGATCAATATCGAACTTATTATTGGTGGAATAGACAGTTAATGCATTGTTATCACTGTTAAAACCCTGTCCTGAGGTGGCAACATTATTTGCAGCAATTAAATCTAAATTTTTACGTTTGAGCTTGTCTAAGGCGTATTGCTCGATGTTTTGCGTTTCAGCTGCAAAGCCAACTGTGTAGGGCTTGTTAGTCAATTGTGCGACATCGGCAACAATATCTGGATTTTTAACCAGCTTAATTTGCATTTCTTGATTGTCGTCAGTCTTTTTAATTTTATGATCGGCAATCTGGGCGACGCGGTAATCAGCAACTGCTGCACAGGAAATAAAAACGGTTGCTTCGTTGGCGTAAGTTAATGCTTGCTTGTGCATTTGCTCAGCACTTTCAACATCAATACGCTTAACGCTTTGTGGTGTATTAAGGTGTACAGGACCGGCAATTAAGGTGACGTTGGCACCTGCTTGTTGTGCTGCTTGTGCTAGAGAAAAGCCCATTTTTCCTGAGCTATGGTTAGAAATGTAACGTACCGGATCGATCGCTTCTCGGGTTGGCCCAGCAGTTATCACCCAGTGTTGACCTGAGAGCTTATCGTTTTGGTATAAAGCACAAACGCGTTCAACTAATTCAGTTACTTCCAGCATACGGCCAAAGCCAACATCACCACAGGCTTGCTCGCCTTGTCCAGGTCCCCAGATATTAATTTTTCTGTTGTTCAGTGTGGCGATATTTTCTTGTGTTGCCGTTGCATGCCACATTTGCTGATTCATTGCCGGCGCGATAAATATTGGCGCTGGCGTAGCTAATACTAGTGTTGAGAGTATATCTTCAGCATGTCCGTGGGTAATTTTCGCGATAGTATTAGCTGTTGCCGGTGCAATTAATACCAGATCAGCCCATTTTGCTAATTCAATGTGTCCCATCGCCAGCTCTGCTTCAGTATCAAGTAAATTGTCTGACACCGTATTACCTGAAACGGCTTGCAGTGTTAACGGGGTAATAAACGCTTTCGCACCTTCGGTCATTACCACACGGATATTGGCACCATGCTCTTTTAGCCGGCGTACTAACTCCGGAATCTTATAAGCAGCAATACCACCTGTGATGCCGAGAACAATATTTTTTTCCTGAAGAGTTTGCATAAGTCGCGAGTCTTACTAATCTAAATTTTATAGTGCATACCATAGCATTATTAGGGGTTGATGAAAATTGGCGTGTGATCACTATGGCTTGAAATTAAATAAAGGCCATCTGATAGCAATTAACCGATATGAGCATGCAAGGAAGCGTTTATGTTAAAAGATTGGCCGGATGCAGAGAAACCGCGAGAAAAATTGTTAGCTATGGGGGCAATGAGTTTGTCTGATGCCGAGTTACTGGCAATATTTCTAAGGACAGGTGTCAAAGGGTGTGATGTGGTTGAGTTAGCGCGGCGACTCTTAAATAACTTTGGTACCATTGCCGGTATCTATAATGCCAGTGAACAGGAGTTTTGCCAGATTTCAGGGATAGGGATTGCTAAATACGTACAGCTACAAGCGTGTTTGGAAATGACCAAGCGTTATTTGCAGGAACAACTGGTTAATGGTGAAGGTTTAACTTCGTCTGTCGATAGCCAGAACTATTTAATCGGGCAATTAAAAAATGAAACTAATGAAGTATTTGCGCTATTGTTTTTGGATAGCCAACATCAGGTACTACGTTTTGAAAAGTTATTTTATGGTACCTTGAACGCGTCAACGGTTTATCCGAGAGTAGTGGTTGAAAAAGCACTACACTTTAAAGCAGGAGCTGTTATTTTGGCACATAATCATCCGTCTGGTGTTGCTGAAGCCAGTATGGCTGACAAGCAGCTTACTCAAAGGTTGCAACAGGCGTTGGCCTTGATTGATGTTAAGGTGTTAGACCATATGATTATTGCGGGTCATCAATGTTATTCGTTTGCTGAGCATGGACTCATTTAAAGCAGAGAATGTCATAGAAAAATCTTGCAACTCGCTAAAATGACGGTTAGCTTTAATGATAGAGGTGATTGGAGGTTGAAATGGTTGATGATAATCAAGAAAACGCTGAACGTAGGCAATCTTTTCGCTTGGATATGGAAAAAGAGCTGGTAGA of Thalassotalea insulae contains these proteins:
- the radC gene encoding RadC family protein, which codes for MLKDWPDAEKPREKLLAMGAMSLSDAELLAIFLRTGVKGCDVVELARRLLNNFGTIAGIYNASEQEFCQISGIGIAKYVQLQACLEMTKRYLQEQLVNGEGLTSSVDSQNYLIGQLKNETNEVFALLFLDSQHQVLRFEKLFYGTLNASTVYPRVVVEKALHFKAGAVILAHNHPSGVAEASMADKQLTQRLQQALALIDVKVLDHMIIAGHQCYSFAEHGLI
- the coaBC gene encoding bifunctional phosphopantothenoylcysteine decarboxylase/phosphopantothenate--cysteine ligase CoaBC — its product is MQTLQEKNIVLGITGGIAAYKIPELVRRLKEHGANIRVVMTEGAKAFITPLTLQAVSGNTVSDNLLDTEAELAMGHIELAKWADLVLIAPATANTIAKITHGHAEDILSTLVLATPAPIFIAPAMNQQMWHATATQENIATLNNRKINIWGPGQGEQACGDVGFGRMLEVTELVERVCALYQNDKLSGQHWVITAGPTREAIDPVRYISNHSSGKMGFSLAQAAQQAGANVTLIAGPVHLNTPQSVKRIDVESAEQMHKQALTYANEATVFISCAAVADYRVAQIADHKIKKTDDNQEMQIKLVKNPDIVADVAQLTNKPYTVGFAAETQNIEQYALDKLKRKNLDLIAANNVATSGQGFNSDNNALTVYSTNNKFDIDLADKSLVAQQLVALIAEQLD
- the slmA gene encoding nucleoid occlusion factor SlmA → MSVTQKPNRKQQILECLALMLQSSPGERITTAKLAAEVGVSEAALYRHFPSKARMFEGLIEFIEESIFSRINLILTDHKEALVRCHHILHVLLVFAERNPGMCRILSGDALMGENERLRTRVNQFFEKLESQFKQVLRERKLREGKGFDINEQALANILVAFAEGKVAAYVRSGFNKKPSESFNEQWQFLMASK
- a CDS encoding aminoacyl-histidine dipeptidase, yielding MSSLAHLQPNKLWQIFEHICSIPHPSKHEQKISAWIQSWATEQGLNVEEDEVGNLLISKAATPGMEDRRGAILQAHMDMVPQKNSDKDHDFLTDPIQPLIIEENGMPWVTADGTTLGADNGVGLASALAVLASDDIAHGPLEVLVTIDEEAGMTGAFGLQPHWLKGDILINTDSEQEGEVYMGCAGGIDGNAKFMLSFDQVAPDYQAFNLSISGLKGGHSGVDIDTGRANACLLLVRFLLTMAEKYDLQLTELNGGSLRNAIPREADASFVINKTQIEAFKQDLADYLAIIRLNFKAVETDIEMLLISPETFEQCWSKECQTTILRALNACPNGVQRMSDDIEGIVETSLNLGVLRTKGNRFEAMTLIRSLHDDGRLAAQTIVDSVFKLAGADIHFSGAYPGWKPNTDSTIMKVVRDTYQSLFNKIPEIMVIHAGLECGLFKTAYPQWDMVSFGPTIKFPHSPDEKVDVTTVEQYWQLLVAVLKNIPAR